In a genomic window of Epinephelus lanceolatus isolate andai-2023 chromosome 3, ASM4190304v1, whole genome shotgun sequence:
- the foxe1 gene encoding forkhead box protein E1 — MPVVKVEKDSPADTTLPASNPPLQTEEQPRGRRRKRPLQRGKPPYSYIALISMAIANSPDRKLTLGGIYKFITERFPFYRDNSKKWQNSIRHNLTLNDCFIKIPREPGRPGKGNYWALDPNAEDMFESGSFLRRRKRFKRCDLSTYAAYVHETPVFSPVQIARSAAYSNSVYNNMTVSPAYGQQLPSAYYPSSSPPGFGPGQTRMFSINNLIGHPTPASMLGGQGSEVMQQPGRTFSPEGLTNGSSPCSLGAPAFQSQQCGGAVSSRSSTHPGFTYSGPNSHPHHLTHQSSYGQGHSQGYAATGRLHPSAHGSMEPMDHYGRVSPVQLGSFSQYNSAAGPITNTGGYLRHPTYPGNMDRFVSAI; from the coding sequence ATGCCGGTGGTCAAAGTGGAGAAAGACTCTCCAGCAGACACCACCTTGCCTGCTTCCAACCCTCCACTGCAGACGGAGGAGCAGCCCAGAGGTcggaggaggaagagacctctccAGCGAGGGAAACCCCCGTACAGCTACATCGCACTCATTTCCATGGCCATAGCCAACTCTCCAGACCGCAAGCTGACTCTGGGGGGCATCTACAAGTTCATCACAGAGCGCTTCCCCTTCTACAGAGACAATTCAAAGAAATGGCAGAACTCCATCCGCCATAACTTGACTCTCAATGATTGCTTTATCAAGATCCCCCGAGAGCCGGGGCGGCCAGGGAAGGGCAACTACTGGGCTTTAGACCCGAACGCAGAGGACATGTTCGAGAGTGGCAGCTTCCTGAGGCGCAGGAAGAGGTTTAAGCGCTGTGACTTGAGCACTTACGCTGCATATGTCCATGAGACACCAGTTTTCTCTCCTGTCCAGATTGCAAGATCGGCTGCATATTCCAACTCAGTCTACAACAACATGACGGTCAGTCCGGCCTACGGGCAGCAGCTGCCCTCTGCCTATTACccctcctcatctcctcctgGGTTCGGTCCTGGTCAGACCCGCATGTTCAGCATCAATAACCTTATAGGACACCCGACTCCAGCGAGCATGCTGGGAGGTCAAGGGTCAGAGGTGATGCAGCAGCCCGGCCGGACCTTCAGTCCCGAGGGGCTCACAAACGGATCCAGTCCCTGCAGCCTGGGAGCCCCGGCTTTCCAGAGCCAACAGTGTGGAGGGGCCGTATCATCACGCTCCTCTACGCACCCTGGGTTCACCTACTCTGGGCCAAACAGCCACCCGCACCACCTTACACACCAGAGCTCGTACGGACAGGGCCACAGCCAGGGGTACGCAGCGACAGGACGCCTCCATCCCTCAGCCCACGGGTCTATGGAGCCCATGGACCACTACGGCAGGGTCTCGCCAGTGCAGCTGGGCTCTTTCTCCCAGTATAACAGTGCTGCAGGTCCTATCACCAACACTGGGGGCTACCTGAGACACCCCACATACCCAGGGAATATGGACAGGTTTGTGTCTGCTATCTGA